A genomic window from Bubalus bubalis isolate 160015118507 breed Murrah chromosome 11, NDDB_SH_1, whole genome shotgun sequence includes:
- the HIF1A gene encoding hypoxia-inducible factor 1-alpha isoform X1, with product MEGAGGANDKKKISSERRKEKSRDAARSRRSKESEVFYELAHQLPLPHNVSSHLDKASVMRLTISYLRVRKLLDAGDLDIEDEMKAQMNCFYLKALDGFVMVLTDDGDMIYISDNVNKYMGLTQFELTGHSVFDFTHPCDHEEMREMLTHRNGNHCYCEPVTYYKCIKSLGCIGVSKAGLVKKGKEQNTQRSFFLRMKCTLTSRGRTMNIKSATWKVLHCTGHIHVYDTNSNQSQCGYKKPPMTCLVLICEPIPHPSNIEIPLDSKTFLSRHSLDMKFSYCDERITELMGYEPEELLGRSIYEYYHALDSDHLTKTHHDMFTKGQVTTGQYRMLAKRGGYVWIETQATVIYNTKNSQPQCIVCVNYVVSGIIQHDLIFSLQQTECVLKPVESSDMKMTQLFTKVESEDTSSLFDKLKKEPDALTLLAPAAGDTIISLDFGSNDTETDDQQLEEVPLYNDVMLPSSNEKLQNINLAMSPLPASETPKPLRSSADPALNQEVALKLEPNPESLELSFTMPQIQDQPASPSDGSTRQSSPEPNSPSEYCFDVDSDMVNEFKLELVEKLFAEDTEAKNPFSTQDTDLDLEMLAPYIPMDDDFQLRSFDQLSPLENSSTSPQSASTNTVFQPTQMQEPPIATVTTTATSDELKTVTKDGMEDIKILIAFPSPPHVPKEPPCATTSPYSDTGSRTASPNRAGKGVIEQTEKSHPRSPNVLSVALSQRTTAPEEELNPKILALQNAQRKRKIEHDGSLFQAVGIGTLLQQPDDRATTTSLSWKRVKGCKSSEQNGMEQKTIILIPSDLACRLLGQSMDESGLPQLTSYDCEVNAPIQGSRNLLQGEELLRALDQVN from the exons GATAAGTTCTGAACGTCGAAAAGAGAAGTCTAGAGATGCAGCCAGATCTCGTCGAAGTAAAGAGTCTGAAGTTTTTTATGAGCTTGCTCATCAGTTGCCACTCCCCCATAATGTAAGCTCGCATCTTGATAAGGCTTCTGTTATGAGGCTTACCATCAGCTATTTGCGTGTGAGGAAACTTCTGGATGCTG GTGATTTGGATATTGAAGATGAAATGAAGGCACAGATGAATTGCTTTTATTTGAAAGCCTTGGATGGTTTTGTTATGGTTCTCACAGATGATGGTGACATGATTTACATTTCTGATAATGTGAACAAATACATGGGATTAACTCAG tttgaACTAACTGGACACAGTGTGTTTGATTTTACTCATCCATGTGACCATGAGGAAATGAGAGAAATGCTTACACACAGAAATG GGAATCACTGCTATTGTGAACCCGTTACTTACTACAAGTGCATTAAATCCCTTGGATGTATTGGAGTGAGCAAAGCAG GCCTTGTGAAAAAGGGTAAAGAGCAAAATACACAGCGGAGCTTTTTTCTCAGAATGAAGTGTACCCTAACTAGCCGGGGGAGAACTATGAACATAAAATCTGCAACATGGAAA GTACTTCACTGCACAGGCCATATTCATGTATACGATACCAACAGTAACCAATCTCAGTGTGGGTATAAGAAACCACCGATGACATGCTTGGTGCTGATTTGTGAACCCATTCCTCATCCATCAAATATTGAAATTCCTTTAGACAGCAAGACTTTTCTCAGTCGTCACAGTCTGGATATGAAATTTTCTTATTGTGATGAAAG AATTACAGAATTGATGGGATATGAGCCAGAAGAACTTTTGGGCCGCTCAATTTATGAATATTATCATGCCTTGGACTCTGACCATCTGACCAAAACTCATCATGATA TGTTTACTAAAGGACAAGTCACAACAGGGCAGTACAGAATGCTTGCCAAAAGAGGTGGATATGTCTGGATAGAAACTCAAGCAACTGTCATATATAACACTAAGAACTCTCAGCCCCAGTGCATTGTATGTGTCAATTATGTTGTGAG TGGTATTATTCAGCACGACTTGATTTTCTCCCTTCAACAAACAGAATGTGTTCTCAAACCAGTTGAATCTTCAGACATGAAAATGACTCAGCTATTCACCAAAGTTGAATCAGAAGATACAAGCAGTCTCTTTGATAAACTTAAGAAGGAGCCTGATGCTTTAACTTTGCTGGCCCCAGCTGCTGGAGACACAATCATATCTTTAGATTTTGGCAGCAATG ACACAGAGACTGATGACCAACAACTTGAGGAAGTTCCATTGTATAACGATGTAATGCTCCCCTCATCTAATGAGAAATTGCAGAATATAAATTTGGCGATGTCTCCATTACCTGCCTCTGAAACTCCAAAGCCACTTAGAAGTAGTGCTGACCCTGCACTCAACCAAGAAGTTGCATTAAAGTTAGAACCAAATCCAGAGTCACTGGAACTTTCTTTTACCATGCCCCAGATTCAAGATCAGCCAGCTAGTCCTTCTGATGGAAGCACCAGACAAAGTTCACCTGAG CCTAACAGTCCCAGTGAATATTGTTTTGATGTGGATAGTGATATGGTCAATGAATTCAAGTTGGAATTGGTAGAGAAACTTTTTGCTGAAGATACAGAAGCAAAGAATCCATTTTCCACTCAG GACACTGATTTAGACTTGGAGATGTTAGCTCCTTATATCCCAATGGATGATGACTTCCAGTTACGTTCCTTCGATCAGTTGTCACCACTGGAAAACAGTTCTACAAGTCCTCAGAGTGCAAGCACAAATACAGTATTCCAGCCCACTCAAATGCAAGAACCTCCCATAGCCACCGTCACTACCACAGCCACCAGTGATGAattgaaaacagtgacaaaaGATGGTATGGAAGACATTAAAATACTGATTGCATTTCCATCTCCTCCCCACGTACCTAAAGAACCTCCTTGTGCCACAACGTCACCATATAGTGATACTGGAAGTCGGACAGCCTCACCCAACAGAGCAGGAAAAGGAGTCATAGAACAGACAGAAAAATCTCATCCAAGAAGCCCTAATGTGTTATCTGTCGCTTTGAGTCAAAG AACTACTGCTCCTGAGGAAGAACTAAATCCAAAGATACTAGCTTTGCAGAATGCTCAGAGAAAGCGAAAAATTGAACATGATGGTTCACTTTTTCAAGCAGTAGGAATT GGAACATTATTACAGCAACCAGATGATCGTGCAACTACCACATCACTTTCTTGGAAACGTGTAAAAGGATGCAAATCTAGTGAACAAAATGGAATGGAGCAAAAGACAATTATTTTAATACCCTCTG atttagCATGTAGACTGCTGGGGCAATCAATGGATGAGAGTGGACTACCACAGCTGACCAGTTATGATTGTGAAGTTAATGCTCCTATACAAGGCAGCAGAAACCTACTGCAGGGTGAAGAATTACTCAGAGCTTTGGATCAAGTTAACTGA
- the HIF1A gene encoding hypoxia-inducible factor 1-alpha isoform X2, which yields MEGAGGANDKKKISSERRKEKSRDAARSRRSKESEVFYELAHQLPLPHNVSSHLDKASVMRLTISYLRVRKLLDAGDLDIEDEMKAQMNCFYLKALDGFVMVLTDDGDMIYISDNVNKYMGLTQFELTGHSVFDFTHPCDHEEMREMLTHRNGLVKKGKEQNTQRSFFLRMKCTLTSRGRTMNIKSATWKVLHCTGHIHVYDTNSNQSQCGYKKPPMTCLVLICEPIPHPSNIEIPLDSKTFLSRHSLDMKFSYCDERITELMGYEPEELLGRSIYEYYHALDSDHLTKTHHDMFTKGQVTTGQYRMLAKRGGYVWIETQATVIYNTKNSQPQCIVCVNYVVSGIIQHDLIFSLQQTECVLKPVESSDMKMTQLFTKVESEDTSSLFDKLKKEPDALTLLAPAAGDTIISLDFGSNDTETDDQQLEEVPLYNDVMLPSSNEKLQNINLAMSPLPASETPKPLRSSADPALNQEVALKLEPNPESLELSFTMPQIQDQPASPSDGSTRQSSPEPNSPSEYCFDVDSDMVNEFKLELVEKLFAEDTEAKNPFSTQDTDLDLEMLAPYIPMDDDFQLRSFDQLSPLENSSTSPQSASTNTVFQPTQMQEPPIATVTTTATSDELKTVTKDGMEDIKILIAFPSPPHVPKEPPCATTSPYSDTGSRTASPNRAGKGVIEQTEKSHPRSPNVLSVALSQRTTAPEEELNPKILALQNAQRKRKIEHDGSLFQAVGIGTLLQQPDDRATTTSLSWKRVKGCKSSEQNGMEQKTIILIPSDLACRLLGQSMDESGLPQLTSYDCEVNAPIQGSRNLLQGEELLRALDQVN from the exons GATAAGTTCTGAACGTCGAAAAGAGAAGTCTAGAGATGCAGCCAGATCTCGTCGAAGTAAAGAGTCTGAAGTTTTTTATGAGCTTGCTCATCAGTTGCCACTCCCCCATAATGTAAGCTCGCATCTTGATAAGGCTTCTGTTATGAGGCTTACCATCAGCTATTTGCGTGTGAGGAAACTTCTGGATGCTG GTGATTTGGATATTGAAGATGAAATGAAGGCACAGATGAATTGCTTTTATTTGAAAGCCTTGGATGGTTTTGTTATGGTTCTCACAGATGATGGTGACATGATTTACATTTCTGATAATGTGAACAAATACATGGGATTAACTCAG tttgaACTAACTGGACACAGTGTGTTTGATTTTACTCATCCATGTGACCATGAGGAAATGAGAGAAATGCTTACACACAGAAATG GCCTTGTGAAAAAGGGTAAAGAGCAAAATACACAGCGGAGCTTTTTTCTCAGAATGAAGTGTACCCTAACTAGCCGGGGGAGAACTATGAACATAAAATCTGCAACATGGAAA GTACTTCACTGCACAGGCCATATTCATGTATACGATACCAACAGTAACCAATCTCAGTGTGGGTATAAGAAACCACCGATGACATGCTTGGTGCTGATTTGTGAACCCATTCCTCATCCATCAAATATTGAAATTCCTTTAGACAGCAAGACTTTTCTCAGTCGTCACAGTCTGGATATGAAATTTTCTTATTGTGATGAAAG AATTACAGAATTGATGGGATATGAGCCAGAAGAACTTTTGGGCCGCTCAATTTATGAATATTATCATGCCTTGGACTCTGACCATCTGACCAAAACTCATCATGATA TGTTTACTAAAGGACAAGTCACAACAGGGCAGTACAGAATGCTTGCCAAAAGAGGTGGATATGTCTGGATAGAAACTCAAGCAACTGTCATATATAACACTAAGAACTCTCAGCCCCAGTGCATTGTATGTGTCAATTATGTTGTGAG TGGTATTATTCAGCACGACTTGATTTTCTCCCTTCAACAAACAGAATGTGTTCTCAAACCAGTTGAATCTTCAGACATGAAAATGACTCAGCTATTCACCAAAGTTGAATCAGAAGATACAAGCAGTCTCTTTGATAAACTTAAGAAGGAGCCTGATGCTTTAACTTTGCTGGCCCCAGCTGCTGGAGACACAATCATATCTTTAGATTTTGGCAGCAATG ACACAGAGACTGATGACCAACAACTTGAGGAAGTTCCATTGTATAACGATGTAATGCTCCCCTCATCTAATGAGAAATTGCAGAATATAAATTTGGCGATGTCTCCATTACCTGCCTCTGAAACTCCAAAGCCACTTAGAAGTAGTGCTGACCCTGCACTCAACCAAGAAGTTGCATTAAAGTTAGAACCAAATCCAGAGTCACTGGAACTTTCTTTTACCATGCCCCAGATTCAAGATCAGCCAGCTAGTCCTTCTGATGGAAGCACCAGACAAAGTTCACCTGAG CCTAACAGTCCCAGTGAATATTGTTTTGATGTGGATAGTGATATGGTCAATGAATTCAAGTTGGAATTGGTAGAGAAACTTTTTGCTGAAGATACAGAAGCAAAGAATCCATTTTCCACTCAG GACACTGATTTAGACTTGGAGATGTTAGCTCCTTATATCCCAATGGATGATGACTTCCAGTTACGTTCCTTCGATCAGTTGTCACCACTGGAAAACAGTTCTACAAGTCCTCAGAGTGCAAGCACAAATACAGTATTCCAGCCCACTCAAATGCAAGAACCTCCCATAGCCACCGTCACTACCACAGCCACCAGTGATGAattgaaaacagtgacaaaaGATGGTATGGAAGACATTAAAATACTGATTGCATTTCCATCTCCTCCCCACGTACCTAAAGAACCTCCTTGTGCCACAACGTCACCATATAGTGATACTGGAAGTCGGACAGCCTCACCCAACAGAGCAGGAAAAGGAGTCATAGAACAGACAGAAAAATCTCATCCAAGAAGCCCTAATGTGTTATCTGTCGCTTTGAGTCAAAG AACTACTGCTCCTGAGGAAGAACTAAATCCAAAGATACTAGCTTTGCAGAATGCTCAGAGAAAGCGAAAAATTGAACATGATGGTTCACTTTTTCAAGCAGTAGGAATT GGAACATTATTACAGCAACCAGATGATCGTGCAACTACCACATCACTTTCTTGGAAACGTGTAAAAGGATGCAAATCTAGTGAACAAAATGGAATGGAGCAAAAGACAATTATTTTAATACCCTCTG atttagCATGTAGACTGCTGGGGCAATCAATGGATGAGAGTGGACTACCACAGCTGACCAGTTATGATTGTGAAGTTAATGCTCCTATACAAGGCAGCAGAAACCTACTGCAGGGTGAAGAATTACTCAGAGCTTTGGATCAAGTTAACTGA
- the HIF1A gene encoding hypoxia-inducible factor 1-alpha isoform X4: MKRGNQVALWNHCYCEPVTYYKCIKSLGCIGVSKAGLVKKGKEQNTQRSFFLRMKCTLTSRGRTMNIKSATWKVLHCTGHIHVYDTNSNQSQCGYKKPPMTCLVLICEPIPHPSNIEIPLDSKTFLSRHSLDMKFSYCDERITELMGYEPEELLGRSIYEYYHALDSDHLTKTHHDMFTKGQVTTGQYRMLAKRGGYVWIETQATVIYNTKNSQPQCIVCVNYVVSGIIQHDLIFSLQQTECVLKPVESSDMKMTQLFTKVESEDTSSLFDKLKKEPDALTLLAPAAGDTIISLDFGSNDTETDDQQLEEVPLYNDVMLPSSNEKLQNINLAMSPLPASETPKPLRSSADPALNQEVALKLEPNPESLELSFTMPQIQDQPASPSDGSTRQSSPEPNSPSEYCFDVDSDMVNEFKLELVEKLFAEDTEAKNPFSTQDTDLDLEMLAPYIPMDDDFQLRSFDQLSPLENSSTSPQSASTNTVFQPTQMQEPPIATVTTTATSDELKTVTKDGMEDIKILIAFPSPPHVPKEPPCATTSPYSDTGSRTASPNRAGKGVIEQTEKSHPRSPNVLSVALSQRTTAPEEELNPKILALQNAQRKRKIEHDGSLFQAVGIGTLLQQPDDRATTTSLSWKRVKGCKSSEQNGMEQKTIILIPSDLACRLLGQSMDESGLPQLTSYDCEVNAPIQGSRNLLQGEELLRALDQVN, encoded by the exons ATGAAGAGAGGAAATCAAGTTGCTCTTT GGAATCACTGCTATTGTGAACCCGTTACTTACTACAAGTGCATTAAATCCCTTGGATGTATTGGAGTGAGCAAAGCAG GCCTTGTGAAAAAGGGTAAAGAGCAAAATACACAGCGGAGCTTTTTTCTCAGAATGAAGTGTACCCTAACTAGCCGGGGGAGAACTATGAACATAAAATCTGCAACATGGAAA GTACTTCACTGCACAGGCCATATTCATGTATACGATACCAACAGTAACCAATCTCAGTGTGGGTATAAGAAACCACCGATGACATGCTTGGTGCTGATTTGTGAACCCATTCCTCATCCATCAAATATTGAAATTCCTTTAGACAGCAAGACTTTTCTCAGTCGTCACAGTCTGGATATGAAATTTTCTTATTGTGATGAAAG AATTACAGAATTGATGGGATATGAGCCAGAAGAACTTTTGGGCCGCTCAATTTATGAATATTATCATGCCTTGGACTCTGACCATCTGACCAAAACTCATCATGATA TGTTTACTAAAGGACAAGTCACAACAGGGCAGTACAGAATGCTTGCCAAAAGAGGTGGATATGTCTGGATAGAAACTCAAGCAACTGTCATATATAACACTAAGAACTCTCAGCCCCAGTGCATTGTATGTGTCAATTATGTTGTGAG TGGTATTATTCAGCACGACTTGATTTTCTCCCTTCAACAAACAGAATGTGTTCTCAAACCAGTTGAATCTTCAGACATGAAAATGACTCAGCTATTCACCAAAGTTGAATCAGAAGATACAAGCAGTCTCTTTGATAAACTTAAGAAGGAGCCTGATGCTTTAACTTTGCTGGCCCCAGCTGCTGGAGACACAATCATATCTTTAGATTTTGGCAGCAATG ACACAGAGACTGATGACCAACAACTTGAGGAAGTTCCATTGTATAACGATGTAATGCTCCCCTCATCTAATGAGAAATTGCAGAATATAAATTTGGCGATGTCTCCATTACCTGCCTCTGAAACTCCAAAGCCACTTAGAAGTAGTGCTGACCCTGCACTCAACCAAGAAGTTGCATTAAAGTTAGAACCAAATCCAGAGTCACTGGAACTTTCTTTTACCATGCCCCAGATTCAAGATCAGCCAGCTAGTCCTTCTGATGGAAGCACCAGACAAAGTTCACCTGAG CCTAACAGTCCCAGTGAATATTGTTTTGATGTGGATAGTGATATGGTCAATGAATTCAAGTTGGAATTGGTAGAGAAACTTTTTGCTGAAGATACAGAAGCAAAGAATCCATTTTCCACTCAG GACACTGATTTAGACTTGGAGATGTTAGCTCCTTATATCCCAATGGATGATGACTTCCAGTTACGTTCCTTCGATCAGTTGTCACCACTGGAAAACAGTTCTACAAGTCCTCAGAGTGCAAGCACAAATACAGTATTCCAGCCCACTCAAATGCAAGAACCTCCCATAGCCACCGTCACTACCACAGCCACCAGTGATGAattgaaaacagtgacaaaaGATGGTATGGAAGACATTAAAATACTGATTGCATTTCCATCTCCTCCCCACGTACCTAAAGAACCTCCTTGTGCCACAACGTCACCATATAGTGATACTGGAAGTCGGACAGCCTCACCCAACAGAGCAGGAAAAGGAGTCATAGAACAGACAGAAAAATCTCATCCAAGAAGCCCTAATGTGTTATCTGTCGCTTTGAGTCAAAG AACTACTGCTCCTGAGGAAGAACTAAATCCAAAGATACTAGCTTTGCAGAATGCTCAGAGAAAGCGAAAAATTGAACATGATGGTTCACTTTTTCAAGCAGTAGGAATT GGAACATTATTACAGCAACCAGATGATCGTGCAACTACCACATCACTTTCTTGGAAACGTGTAAAAGGATGCAAATCTAGTGAACAAAATGGAATGGAGCAAAAGACAATTATTTTAATACCCTCTG atttagCATGTAGACTGCTGGGGCAATCAATGGATGAGAGTGGACTACCACAGCTGACCAGTTATGATTGTGAAGTTAATGCTCCTATACAAGGCAGCAGAAACCTACTGCAGGGTGAAGAATTACTCAGAGCTTTGGATCAAGTTAACTGA
- the HIF1A gene encoding hypoxia-inducible factor 1-alpha isoform X3, giving the protein MEGAGGANDKKKISSERRKEKSRDAARSRRSKESEVFYELAHQLPLPHNVSSHLDKASVMRLTISYLRVRKLLDAGDLDIEDEMKAQMNCFYLKALDGFVMVLTDDGDMIYISDNVNKYMGLTQFELTGHSVFDFTHPCDHEEMREMLTHRNGNHCYCEPVTYYKCIKSLGCIGVSKAGLVKKGKEQNTQRSFFLRMKCTLTSRGRTMNIKSATWKVLHCTGHIHVYDTNSNQSQCGYKKPPMTCLVLICEPIPHPSNIEIPLDSKTFLSRHSLDMKFSYCDERITELMGYEPEELLGRSIYEYYHALDSDHLTKTHHDMFTKGQVTTGQYRMLAKRGGYVWIETQATVIYNTKNSQPQCIVCVNYVVSGIIQHDLIFSLQQTECVLKPVESSDMKMTQLFTKVESEDTSSLFDKLKKEPDALTLLAPAAGDTIISLDFGSNDTETDDQQLEEVPLYNDVMLPSSNEKLQNINLAMSPLPASETPKPLRSSADPALNQEVALKLEPNPESLELSFTMPQIQDQPASPSDGSTRQSSPEPNSPSEYCFDVDSDMVNEFKLELVEKLFAEDTEAKNPFSTQDTDLDLEMLAPYIPMDDDFQLRSFDQLSPLENSSTSPQSASTNTVFQPTQMQEPPIATVTTTATSDELKTVTKDGMEDIKILIAFPSPPHVPKEPPCATTSPYSDTGSRTASPNRAGKGVIEQTEKSHPRSPNVLSVALSQREHYYSNQMIVQLPHHFLGNV; this is encoded by the exons GATAAGTTCTGAACGTCGAAAAGAGAAGTCTAGAGATGCAGCCAGATCTCGTCGAAGTAAAGAGTCTGAAGTTTTTTATGAGCTTGCTCATCAGTTGCCACTCCCCCATAATGTAAGCTCGCATCTTGATAAGGCTTCTGTTATGAGGCTTACCATCAGCTATTTGCGTGTGAGGAAACTTCTGGATGCTG GTGATTTGGATATTGAAGATGAAATGAAGGCACAGATGAATTGCTTTTATTTGAAAGCCTTGGATGGTTTTGTTATGGTTCTCACAGATGATGGTGACATGATTTACATTTCTGATAATGTGAACAAATACATGGGATTAACTCAG tttgaACTAACTGGACACAGTGTGTTTGATTTTACTCATCCATGTGACCATGAGGAAATGAGAGAAATGCTTACACACAGAAATG GGAATCACTGCTATTGTGAACCCGTTACTTACTACAAGTGCATTAAATCCCTTGGATGTATTGGAGTGAGCAAAGCAG GCCTTGTGAAAAAGGGTAAAGAGCAAAATACACAGCGGAGCTTTTTTCTCAGAATGAAGTGTACCCTAACTAGCCGGGGGAGAACTATGAACATAAAATCTGCAACATGGAAA GTACTTCACTGCACAGGCCATATTCATGTATACGATACCAACAGTAACCAATCTCAGTGTGGGTATAAGAAACCACCGATGACATGCTTGGTGCTGATTTGTGAACCCATTCCTCATCCATCAAATATTGAAATTCCTTTAGACAGCAAGACTTTTCTCAGTCGTCACAGTCTGGATATGAAATTTTCTTATTGTGATGAAAG AATTACAGAATTGATGGGATATGAGCCAGAAGAACTTTTGGGCCGCTCAATTTATGAATATTATCATGCCTTGGACTCTGACCATCTGACCAAAACTCATCATGATA TGTTTACTAAAGGACAAGTCACAACAGGGCAGTACAGAATGCTTGCCAAAAGAGGTGGATATGTCTGGATAGAAACTCAAGCAACTGTCATATATAACACTAAGAACTCTCAGCCCCAGTGCATTGTATGTGTCAATTATGTTGTGAG TGGTATTATTCAGCACGACTTGATTTTCTCCCTTCAACAAACAGAATGTGTTCTCAAACCAGTTGAATCTTCAGACATGAAAATGACTCAGCTATTCACCAAAGTTGAATCAGAAGATACAAGCAGTCTCTTTGATAAACTTAAGAAGGAGCCTGATGCTTTAACTTTGCTGGCCCCAGCTGCTGGAGACACAATCATATCTTTAGATTTTGGCAGCAATG ACACAGAGACTGATGACCAACAACTTGAGGAAGTTCCATTGTATAACGATGTAATGCTCCCCTCATCTAATGAGAAATTGCAGAATATAAATTTGGCGATGTCTCCATTACCTGCCTCTGAAACTCCAAAGCCACTTAGAAGTAGTGCTGACCCTGCACTCAACCAAGAAGTTGCATTAAAGTTAGAACCAAATCCAGAGTCACTGGAACTTTCTTTTACCATGCCCCAGATTCAAGATCAGCCAGCTAGTCCTTCTGATGGAAGCACCAGACAAAGTTCACCTGAG CCTAACAGTCCCAGTGAATATTGTTTTGATGTGGATAGTGATATGGTCAATGAATTCAAGTTGGAATTGGTAGAGAAACTTTTTGCTGAAGATACAGAAGCAAAGAATCCATTTTCCACTCAG GACACTGATTTAGACTTGGAGATGTTAGCTCCTTATATCCCAATGGATGATGACTTCCAGTTACGTTCCTTCGATCAGTTGTCACCACTGGAAAACAGTTCTACAAGTCCTCAGAGTGCAAGCACAAATACAGTATTCCAGCCCACTCAAATGCAAGAACCTCCCATAGCCACCGTCACTACCACAGCCACCAGTGATGAattgaaaacagtgacaaaaGATGGTATGGAAGACATTAAAATACTGATTGCATTTCCATCTCCTCCCCACGTACCTAAAGAACCTCCTTGTGCCACAACGTCACCATATAGTGATACTGGAAGTCGGACAGCCTCACCCAACAGAGCAGGAAAAGGAGTCATAGAACAGACAGAAAAATCTCATCCAAGAAGCCCTAATGTGTTATCTGTCGCTTTGAGTCAAAG GGAACATTATTACAGCAACCAGATGATCGTGCAACTACCACATCACTTTCTTGGAAACGTGTAA